Proteins encoded in a region of the Zea mays cultivar B73 chromosome 2, Zm-B73-REFERENCE-NAM-5.0, whole genome shotgun sequence genome:
- the LOC103648314 gene encoding disease resistance protein Pik-2 produces MHLVAGAIGNLAPKLLRLLRDEYSLQKGVRKQVQFLSEELESIHAALRKVAAVPPDQLDEQVKIWARQVRDASYDMEDALDTFLVRVEGRPEPNCGHGRLKGAAKRMGRLFKKANAHRHVASVIAGIKMQLQEVAERRARYRVDEVVATRPAAASAIDPRLEAMYKQATQLVGVDGAMGDLVLLLSLEAEEASNCKLKAVSILGVGGLGKTTLAKAVYDNLKSQFDCGAFVSVGRNPDLKKVFRDILIDLDKHKYTAEVNLSIFGETQLIDEIRELLESKRYFIVIDDVWEKQPWEIIQLALVENNRGSRIMSTTRNSEVTSGEVYRPRPLSDKNSKRLFYTRIFGRDGKFPGNQVDEVSDRIVQKCGGIPLSIITMASLLVDKPRAEWSELCSSTGFRDKDIEQVDRTMWILSLSYYDLPCHLRTCLLYLSTFPEDYIIDKYSLIWKWIAEDFVHKKPGTWLFEVGEGYFNDLVNRSMIQAVVSKRDGIIDGCRIHDMVLDLSSVLCHERKTLSLY; encoded by the exons ATGCATCTGGTGGCTGGGGCTATCGGCAACCTGGCCCCCAAGCTCCTCCGGCTTCTGCGAGACGAGTACAGCCTGCAGAAGGGTGTGAGGAAGCAAGTCCAGTTCCTTTCAGAGGAGCTGGAGAGCATCCACGCCGCCCTCCGCAAGGTGGCTGCTGTGCCGCCGGACCAGTTGGACGAGCAGGTCAAGATCTGGGCGCGCCAGGTCAGGGATGCGTCCTACGACATGGAGGACGCCCTCGACACCTTCCTGGTTCGCGTGGAGGGCCGCCCCGAGCCCAATTGCGGCCATGGCAGGCTCAAGGGCGCCGCGAAGAGGATGGGCAGGCTGTTCAAAAAGGCTAATGCCCACCGCCACGTCGCAAGCGTCATTGCCGGCATCAAGATGCAGCTGCAAGAGGTGGCCGAGCGGCGCGCACGGTACAGAGTGGACGAGGTCGTGGCGACCAGGCCTGCTGCAGCTTCGGCGATCGATCCTCGTCTTGAGGCCATGTACAAACAGGCGACACAGCTTGTTGGCGTCGACGGGGCCATGGGTGACCTGGTGCTATTGCTGTCCCTGGAGGCAGAGGAGGCCTCCAACTGCAAGTTGAAGGCAGTTTCGATTCTTGGAGTTGGAGGATTGGGCAAGACTACTCTTGCCAAAGCGGTGTACGATAACCTGAAATCACAGTTTGATTGCGGGGCTTTTGTTTCGGTTGGTcgaaatcctgacctgaagaaggTCTTTAGGGACATCCTTATAGATCTTGACAAGCACAAATACACGGCCGAGGTAAACCTGTCGATATTCGGCGAAACACAACTCATCGACGAAATCCGAGAGCTCCTGGAGAGCAAGAG ATATTTCATTGTTATCGATGACGTATGGGAAAAACAACCCTGGGAAATAATACAACTGGCTTTGGTTGAGAATAATAGAGGAAGTAGAATAATGTCAACTACTCGTAACTCTGAGGTCACCAGTGGTGAGGTTTACAGGCCACGACCACTTTCAGACAAGAACTCCAAAAGGTTATTTTACACAAGAATATTTGGTAGAGACGGCAAATTCCCTGGCAATCAAGTTGATGAGGTGTCTGATAGAATTGTACAGAAATGTGGTGGTATACCATTATCTATCATCACAATGGCTAGTTTATTGGTGGACAAGCCAAGGGCAGAATGGTCTGAGTTATGCAGCTCCACTGGCTTTCGCGATAAAGATATTGAACAGGTAGATAGAACTATGTGGATACTGTCTCTTAGCTACTATGATCTGCCCTGCCATCTAAGGACCTGCTTACTGTATCTAAGCACTTTTCCAGAAGATTATATTATTGATAAGTATTCTTTGATATGGAAGTGGATAGCTGAAGATTTCGTTCATAAGAAGCCAGGAACTTGGTTATTTGAGGTTGGGGAGGGGTACTTCAATGACCTTGTCAACAGAAGCATGATCCAAGCAGTGGTGTCAAAACGTGACGGCATCATAGATGGTTGTCGTATCCATGACATGGTGCTTGATCTCTCCTCCGTTCTTTGTCACGAGAGGAAAACTTTGTCACTGTACTAG